One window of Candidatus Mycobacterium wuenschmannii genomic DNA carries:
- a CDS encoding PE family protein, producing MSFVTTQPEALSAAATSLQGIGSAINAQNAAAAAPTTGVVPAAADEVSALTAAQFAAHAQLYQAVSAQAAAIHEAFVNTLGTSAGSYAATEAANAAAAG from the coding sequence ATGTCGTTCGTGACCACACAGCCGGAAGCTTTGTCGGCGGCGGCCACCAGCCTCCAGGGGATCGGGTCTGCGATCAACGCCCAGAACGCCGCCGCAGCGGCGCCGACTACGGGCGTGGTTCCGGCCGCGGCCGACGAGGTTTCGGCTTTGACCGCCGCGCAGTTCGCCGCGCACGCGCAGCTCTACCAGGCTGTGAGTGCGCAGGCCGCGGCCATCCACGAAGCGTTCGTCAACACATTGGGTACCAGCGCCGGTTCCTACGCTGCCACCGAGGCTGCCAACGCAGCCGCCGCGGGCTGA
- a CDS encoding ESX secretion-associated protein EspG, with product MDQSTRTDITVNVEGFWMLQALLDIRHVAPELRCRPFVSTDSMDWLNEHPGMAVMREQGIVDGETVNDAVAARMRVLAAPDLEIVALLSRGKLLYGVKEKDESGDEEQVGSRDIPDNEFRVLLARRGQHWVSAVRVGDEITVDDVAIADTTSIATLVFDALESIHHAEPAAINAVNVPLEEMLEITKAWQSSGFNVFSGGDLRRLGISAATVAALGQALSDPAAEAAVYARQYRDDDKAPSASVLSLKDGSGGRIAMYQQARTAGSNEAWLAICPATPQLVQVGVKTVLETLPYGEWKTHSRV from the coding sequence ATGGATCAGAGCACACGCACCGACATCACAGTCAACGTCGAAGGTTTCTGGATGTTGCAAGCGTTGCTGGACATTCGTCACGTCGCGCCCGAATTACGATGTCGGCCATTCGTGTCCACCGATTCGATGGACTGGCTGAACGAGCATCCGGGCATGGCCGTCATGCGCGAACAAGGCATCGTCGACGGCGAGACAGTTAATGACGCGGTCGCCGCCAGAATGCGCGTGCTGGCCGCCCCCGATCTTGAAATTGTCGCGCTGTTGTCCCGCGGCAAACTGCTCTACGGAGTCAAGGAGAAAGACGAGTCCGGCGACGAGGAGCAGGTTGGCTCCCGCGACATTCCGGACAACGAGTTCCGAGTTCTACTGGCCCGTCGCGGCCAGCACTGGGTATCGGCCGTACGAGTCGGCGACGAGATCACCGTCGACGACGTCGCCATCGCAGATACCACGTCTATCGCGACGCTGGTCTTCGATGCGCTCGAGTCGATCCACCACGCCGAGCCCGCCGCAATCAACGCGGTGAACGTGCCGCTCGAAGAAATGCTTGAAATCACGAAAGCCTGGCAAAGCTCCGGGTTTAACGTTTTCTCCGGCGGAGACCTGCGCCGGCTGGGCATCAGCGCAGCGACCGTGGCCGCACTCGGCCAGGCGCTGTCGGACCCGGCCGCCGAAGCCGCGGTCTACGCCCGCCAGTACCGCGACGACGACAAGGCGCCGAGCGCGTCGGTGCTTTCGCTCAAGGATGGATCTGGCGGCCGGATCGCCATGTACCAGCAGGCGCGCACAGCAGGCTCAAATGAAGCCTGGCTCGCTATCTGCCCGGCCACTCCGCAGTTGGTACAGGTCGGTGTGAAGACCGTGCTGGAAACGCTTCCCTACGGAGAGTGGAAGACACACAGCAGAGTTTAA
- a CDS encoding WXG100 family type VII secretion target gives MSISYQFGDVDAHGALIRAQAASLEAEHQAIVRDVLAAGDFWGGSGSVACQEFITQLGRNFQVIYEQANSHGQKVQSAGNNMSSTDSAVGSSWA, from the coding sequence ATGTCGATTAGCTACCAGTTCGGTGATGTCGACGCCCACGGCGCGCTCATCCGTGCGCAGGCCGCTTCCCTGGAGGCCGAGCACCAGGCCATCGTCCGCGATGTGCTGGCTGCCGGTGACTTCTGGGGCGGCTCGGGTTCCGTCGCCTGCCAGGAGTTCATCACCCAGTTGGGTCGCAACTTCCAGGTCATCTACGAGCAGGCGAACAGCCACGGCCAGAAGGTGCAGAGCGCCGGCAACAACATGTCGAGCACCGACTCCGCCGTCGGCTCCAGCTGGGCCTGA
- the eccD gene encoding type VII secretion integral membrane protein EccD: protein MTAVAEAPQPGTEAVSSPQSAVIGIIAGEGVQIGVLLDANAPVSVMVDPLLKVVNVRLRELGLSALEAKQRGRWALCLVDGTPLRATQSLTEQDVYDGDRLWLRFVEDTEHRSQVIEHISTAVSVNLSKRFSSINPSVAIQVGAAMVGAGVLLGSFLLGWFRWHHDSWVPAPYAAVIAVLVFTVALLILGRSHTVQNRRAGDILLWSGLAPLAVSAASAPPGPVGSPHALLGFAVTTVAALMIMRFTGRRLGTGTAIVTVSLIATFGSLARMAFDTGAVTLLTTTLLVCVFGYHSAPAMSRWLSGIRLPVFPSATSRWVFEARPDLPTTVAHGVDGGRPTLEGPASIQDVVLRAERARSFLTGLLVGLGVLTVVSLAGVSDPRTHDRWLPLLLAATTAGFLMLRGRSYVDRWQAIILAVTSVLIVGAVVVRYSLVLSSTAAVSVTAGLAVLLPAAGLTAAATVPNTIYSPLFRKLVEWVEYLCLMPIFPLALWLMNVYAAIRYR from the coding sequence ATGACCGCAGTAGCTGAGGCGCCACAGCCTGGCACAGAGGCGGTCTCGTCGCCTCAATCGGCCGTGATCGGCATCATCGCCGGCGAGGGCGTGCAGATCGGCGTCCTGCTGGACGCCAACGCCCCGGTGTCGGTGATGGTCGACCCGCTGCTGAAGGTCGTGAACGTCCGTCTGCGGGAATTGGGCCTCTCCGCGCTGGAGGCCAAGCAGCGCGGCCGCTGGGCACTGTGCCTGGTGGACGGCACGCCGCTGCGCGCCACCCAGTCACTCACCGAGCAGGATGTCTACGACGGCGACCGACTGTGGCTGCGCTTCGTCGAGGACACCGAGCACCGCTCGCAGGTCATCGAGCACATCTCGACGGCCGTTTCGGTCAACCTCAGCAAACGGTTCTCCTCGATCAACCCGTCGGTGGCGATTCAGGTCGGCGCCGCGATGGTCGGCGCCGGAGTCCTGCTGGGCTCCTTCCTGCTCGGCTGGTTCCGCTGGCACCACGACTCCTGGGTCCCGGCTCCGTACGCAGCGGTCATCGCGGTGCTGGTGTTCACCGTCGCGCTGCTGATCCTGGGCCGCTCCCACACCGTGCAGAACCGCCGTGCCGGCGACATCCTGCTCTGGAGCGGGCTCGCACCGCTGGCGGTCTCGGCGGCGTCCGCGCCTCCCGGCCCCGTCGGCTCTCCGCACGCCCTGCTGGGCTTTGCGGTCACCACGGTCGCCGCGCTGATGATCATGCGCTTCACTGGCCGCCGACTGGGCACCGGAACCGCGATCGTCACCGTCTCGCTGATCGCGACGTTCGGCAGCCTGGCTCGGATGGCGTTCGACACCGGCGCCGTCACGCTGCTGACCACGACCCTGTTGGTCTGCGTCTTCGGGTACCACAGCGCACCGGCGATGTCTCGCTGGCTGTCCGGCATCCGGTTGCCCGTCTTCCCTTCGGCCACCAGCCGCTGGGTCTTCGAGGCCCGTCCCGACCTCCCGACCACCGTGGCGCACGGCGTCGACGGCGGACGTCCGACCCTGGAGGGCCCCGCGTCGATCCAGGACGTGGTGCTGCGAGCCGAGCGTGCCCGCTCGTTCCTGACCGGACTGCTGGTCGGTCTCGGTGTGCTGACGGTCGTCTCGCTGGCCGGGGTGTCCGACCCCCGCACGCACGACCGCTGGCTGCCGCTGCTGCTGGCCGCCACCACCGCAGGCTTCCTCATGCTGCGCGGCCGGTCCTATGTAGATCGTTGGCAGGCAATCATTCTCGCGGTCACGTCGGTCCTGATCGTCGGCGCGGTCGTGGTGCGCTACTCGCTGGTGCTGTCCTCAACGGCGGCCGTGTCGGTGACCGCCGGCCTGGCGGTGCTGCTGCCCGCGGCGGGTCTGACGGCCGCGGCGACGGTGCCCAACACGATCTACAGCCCGCTGTTCCGCAAGCTCGTTGAGTGGGTCGAGTACCTCTGCCTGATGCCGATCTTCCCGCTGGCATTGTGGTTGATGAATGTCTATGCCGCGATCCGCTACCGGTAG
- the mycP gene encoding type VII secretion-associated serine protease mycosin has product MRPLRVAAVSATTLIVASVALSGSPAYAINPPGIDPAATPPDSPPGPQQPTKQNSYCTEVGVLPGTDFRVQPKYMDMLNLPEAWKFGRGGGVRVAVIDTGVTPHPRLPHLIPGGDYVTAGDGLSDCDAHGTLVASMIAASPGSNGPAEAPGPRRPPPVPTREPPPQAPPPQTISVAPPPPQTITLVPAPPAQEDAPACPWCPPGNKAAGASSHDQGKTVLPHNPRGGHGQIVSVDYPRPAAPQPPLDPPPPPAPSDAYSGIAPDVDLISIRQSSQAFGLKDAYTGDQDPQTRQKSDNIRTMARAIVHAANMGAQVINISQVLCMSARSMIDQPDLGAAVRYAAVDKDAVIVAAAGDTSQRDCKENPLVDPLHPNDSRDWNGVTTVVTPSWFSDYVLTVGAVDASGTPMDKLSVAGPWVGIAAPGTDVVGLSPRDDSLINAIDGPDNTLLVPSGTSFSTAIVSGVAALVRAKYPNLSAHQIIDRLIRTARAPARGVDNQIGHGIVDPVAALTWDVPEGSVLPKDTAKPLKLPPAAPPRNMVPVWVAAGGFGGALLLAGLIFGGAVLMRKTTGRQE; this is encoded by the coding sequence CTGCGGCCGCTTCGTGTGGCCGCAGTCTCCGCCACCACACTGATCGTGGCCTCGGTAGCCCTGTCGGGCTCACCGGCCTACGCCATCAACCCCCCGGGCATCGATCCGGCGGCGACGCCGCCGGACAGCCCGCCTGGGCCGCAGCAGCCGACGAAGCAGAACTCGTACTGCACCGAGGTTGGGGTGTTGCCGGGCACCGACTTTCGTGTCCAGCCCAAGTACATGGACATGCTCAACCTGCCCGAGGCGTGGAAGTTCGGGCGTGGTGGCGGCGTGCGGGTTGCCGTCATCGACACCGGCGTCACCCCGCATCCGCGGTTACCCCACCTGATTCCGGGGGGCGACTATGTGACCGCCGGCGACGGGCTATCTGACTGCGACGCCCACGGCACGCTCGTGGCGTCGATGATTGCCGCGTCCCCCGGGAGCAACGGCCCTGCGGAAGCACCCGGACCCCGGCGCCCACCGCCGGTGCCCACCAGGGAACCACCGCCGCAGGCGCCGCCGCCGCAAACGATCAGCGTCGCCCCGCCGCCGCCGCAGACCATTACGTTGGTCCCGGCGCCGCCCGCGCAAGAGGATGCCCCGGCATGTCCGTGGTGCCCGCCGGGCAATAAGGCGGCTGGAGCGTCCAGCCACGATCAGGGCAAGACGGTGCTGCCGCACAATCCCCGTGGCGGACACGGCCAGATCGTCTCGGTGGATTATCCGCGGCCGGCCGCGCCGCAGCCGCCGTTGGATCCGCCGCCACCACCGGCGCCGAGCGACGCCTACAGCGGCATCGCCCCCGACGTCGATCTGATCTCAATTCGCCAGTCCAGCCAGGCTTTTGGGCTCAAGGACGCCTACACCGGCGACCAGGATCCGCAGACTCGGCAGAAGTCGGACAACATCCGGACGATGGCGCGGGCCATCGTGCACGCCGCGAACATGGGCGCCCAGGTGATCAACATCTCGCAGGTGCTGTGTATGAGCGCCCGCAGCATGATCGACCAACCCGACCTCGGCGCGGCCGTCCGCTACGCAGCGGTCGACAAGGACGCGGTCATCGTTGCGGCCGCGGGTGACACCAGCCAGCGCGACTGCAAAGAGAATCCCCTGGTGGATCCGTTGCACCCCAACGACTCTCGTGACTGGAATGGAGTGACTACAGTGGTCACCCCGTCCTGGTTCAGCGACTACGTCCTGACCGTCGGCGCGGTGGATGCCTCCGGCACGCCGATGGACAAACTGAGCGTCGCGGGGCCCTGGGTAGGCATCGCCGCGCCCGGCACCGACGTGGTCGGCCTGTCGCCGCGAGATGACAGCCTGATCAACGCGATTGACGGTCCGGACAACACGCTGCTGGTGCCGTCCGGGACCAGCTTCTCGACCGCGATCGTGTCCGGTGTGGCCGCGTTGGTGCGGGCGAAATACCCGAACCTGTCGGCGCATCAGATCATCGACCGCCTGATTCGGACGGCGCGCGCCCCCGCCCGCGGCGTCGACAACCAGATCGGCCACGGGATCGTGGATCCGGTTGCCGCGCTGACCTGGGATGTGCCGGAAGGCTCTGTCCTGCCGAAGGATACGGCGAAACCGCTCAAGCTGCCGCCCGCCGCCCCGCCGCGCAACATGGTGCCGGTGTGGGTCGCTGCGGGTGGCTTCGGTGGTGCGTTGCTGCTGGCCGGCCTCATCTTCGGTGGAGCCGTTTTGATGAGGAAAACAACAGGGAGACAGGAATGA
- a CDS encoding serine/threonine-protein kinase, which produces MSVTNGSTFTGYTVLRLLGHADTGAVYLAQHPRLPHWNALKVLSAGLSGDEEFRDRFLRETPIATSLYHPHILGIEYRGESDGQLWVTMDYVNGTDADELVTGRYPNGMPAGEVLAVVTAIADALDYAHGKGMLHRGVKPANILFTHPSDGEQQILLTDFGLARQLGDPDSPASPELTGETVAFAAPEQLMGGDIDGRADQYSLAATAYFLLTGKPPFQQSNPVAVISQHLTAAPPSLRDQRPEVARLDGVFAVALAKNPRDRFGSCRAFADALSHGAGAWSGDRSPEAYLTVVDYPDDHDTTATWLSPQEATSSSSYFSSWAKTVRGLAQHHQQVEEPATVERSAKPAETRPNRWPWIIGLGTAAASLCVAMVAVGVIIGRDDHGTNRAAGPLGPVAGPAPKAAPAPAGHDFPVTGEALDGAYRVDVNREQQSYNGSPDPQPPNVSTWWAFRTACTPASCVATGVMLDETGHVQVGEGGGSKTVVLDFRNGGWQSRPDTMLFACVGPDNAPAKQTTTQALSLRKDHAEFRGTMTVTVETNECQQQGATIEIPSVAARVAEVPPGVEVPNPPSSAPPASGSARPPR; this is translated from the coding sequence ATGTCGGTCACCAACGGCTCGACCTTTACGGGTTACACCGTCCTGAGGCTCTTGGGGCATGCCGACACCGGCGCGGTGTACCTGGCTCAGCACCCCCGACTACCCCACTGGAACGCGCTGAAGGTGCTGTCGGCCGGCCTCTCAGGCGACGAGGAGTTCCGCGACCGTTTCCTCCGCGAGACTCCGATCGCCACCAGCCTCTACCACCCCCACATCCTCGGCATCGAGTATCGCGGCGAGTCCGACGGTCAGTTGTGGGTCACGATGGATTACGTCAACGGCACTGACGCCGACGAGCTGGTCACCGGCCGCTACCCCAATGGGATGCCGGCCGGTGAGGTGCTGGCGGTCGTGACGGCCATCGCCGACGCGCTCGACTACGCCCACGGCAAGGGCATGCTGCACCGCGGCGTGAAACCGGCCAACATCCTGTTCACCCATCCCAGCGACGGGGAGCAGCAGATCCTGCTCACCGACTTCGGCCTGGCCCGCCAACTCGGCGACCCGGACAGCCCGGCGTCGCCGGAGCTCACCGGCGAGACCGTTGCCTTCGCCGCGCCCGAGCAGCTGATGGGCGGCGACATCGACGGCCGTGCCGACCAGTACTCGCTGGCGGCCACCGCGTACTTCCTGCTCACCGGCAAGCCGCCCTTCCAGCAGTCGAATCCGGTCGCCGTTATCAGCCAGCACCTGACTGCCGCCCCGCCGAGCCTGCGCGACCAGCGCCCGGAGGTCGCCCGCCTCGACGGCGTGTTCGCGGTCGCGTTGGCGAAGAATCCGCGCGACCGGTTCGGCAGCTGCCGCGCCTTCGCCGACGCTCTGAGTCACGGCGCCGGCGCGTGGAGCGGCGATCGCAGTCCAGAGGCATATCTGACGGTCGTCGACTATCCGGATGACCACGACACAACGGCGACCTGGTTGTCACCGCAGGAGGCGACGTCGTCGTCGTCCTACTTCTCCTCCTGGGCCAAGACGGTGCGCGGTCTGGCGCAGCACCATCAGCAGGTCGAGGAGCCGGCTACGGTCGAACGCTCCGCCAAACCGGCGGAAACCCGCCCCAATCGCTGGCCGTGGATCATCGGTCTGGGCACCGCGGCGGCCTCGCTGTGCGTCGCGATGGTCGCGGTAGGCGTCATCATCGGCCGCGACGACCACGGAACGAATCGCGCCGCCGGCCCGCTGGGACCCGTCGCGGGGCCCGCACCCAAAGCGGCGCCGGCGCCCGCCGGGCACGACTTCCCGGTCACGGGTGAGGCACTGGACGGCGCATACCGCGTCGACGTCAACCGCGAACAGCAGTCCTACAACGGCAGTCCCGACCCCCAGCCGCCGAATGTCAGCACCTGGTGGGCGTTCAGGACGGCCTGCACTCCCGCATCGTGCGTGGCCACGGGCGTCATGCTGGACGAGACCGGTCACGTCCAGGTGGGCGAGGGCGGCGGCAGCAAAACGGTCGTGCTGGACTTCCGCAACGGCGGATGGCAGTCGCGGCCCGACACCATGCTGTTCGCATGCGTGGGGCCCGACAACGCACCCGCGAAACAGACGACGACACAGGCACTTTCGCTGCGTAAGGACCATGCCGAGTTCCGCGGCACGATGACCGTCACGGTGGAGACCAACGAGTGCCAGCAGCAAGGCGCGACGATCGAGATCCCGTCCGTCGCCGCGCGGGTCGCCGAGGTGCCACCCGGCGTCGAGGTGCCGAATCCGCCGAGTTCTGCTCCCCCGGCTTCGGGGTCGGCACGACCGCCCCGCTGA
- a CDS encoding WXG100 family type VII secretion target, with the protein MPTRFMTDPHEMRAMAGRFDVHAQTVEDEARKMWASSTNIAGAGWSGTAQATSYDTMGQMNTAFRNIVNMLHGVRDGLIRDANNYESQEQASQQILSS; encoded by the coding sequence GTGCCTACGCGTTTTATGACTGACCCGCACGAGATGCGGGCGATGGCGGGCCGTTTCGACGTGCACGCGCAGACCGTCGAGGACGAGGCCCGCAAGATGTGGGCGTCGAGCACCAACATCGCCGGGGCCGGCTGGAGCGGTACCGCTCAGGCCACGTCCTACGACACGATGGGCCAGATGAACACGGCCTTCCGCAACATCGTCAACATGCTGCACGGGGTCCGTGACGGACTGATCCGCGACGCCAACAACTACGAGAGCCAAGAGCAGGCCTCTCAGCAGATTCTGAGCAGCTAG
- the eccE gene encoding type VII secretion protein EccE: protein MKAQREYGLSLSWARVTTVFLIDVALLVIASHLPDSWQADRNLTLWIGVGLAVILTVVALLTNGGVPVSSAPIARVRNWYADPEALTVGCTPAIDHRRQFSRDTVGIREHDGKLIAVIAVDGAGEQGRHRHRDGLATTIPLEAVVTSLRQFDVRLDSVDVISVGARTASKGVQAAARDDFGGDRRPIEERNTWLVLRMDPQHNVSAVAARDSVACTLAAATERLANDLDGRSCVARPLTADEIVDVDDAVLAGLQPAHVRPFWRYLKTPDGYVTSFWVSPGDITSETLEELWLTDADTTVMTIRIIAEGHEADVSVWVRYHSDKRLRKEAFSGLNRLTGRQLGAVAASLPAPTSRRPLPMPSRTLGHTEDILVPVGAVAGQQASGFEALR from the coding sequence ATGAAGGCACAACGCGAGTACGGGCTGTCCCTCTCGTGGGCGCGAGTCACCACCGTGTTCCTGATTGACGTTGCGCTGCTGGTGATTGCGAGCCATCTGCCGGACTCCTGGCAGGCCGATCGCAACCTGACGCTGTGGATCGGCGTCGGTCTGGCGGTCATCCTGACCGTCGTCGCCTTGCTGACCAACGGGGGAGTGCCGGTGTCGTCGGCCCCGATCGCCCGGGTGCGCAACTGGTACGCCGACCCGGAGGCGCTGACGGTCGGTTGCACACCGGCCATCGACCACCGCCGGCAGTTCAGCCGCGACACCGTCGGCATCCGTGAGCACGACGGCAAGCTGATCGCGGTGATCGCAGTCGACGGCGCGGGCGAGCAGGGCCGGCACCGTCACCGCGATGGGCTGGCGACCACCATCCCGCTGGAAGCAGTCGTTACGTCGTTGCGGCAGTTCGATGTTCGCCTCGACAGCGTCGACGTGATCTCCGTTGGCGCCCGCACCGCCAGCAAGGGCGTGCAGGCGGCCGCGCGCGACGACTTCGGCGGCGACCGCCGTCCGATCGAGGAGCGCAACACCTGGCTGGTGCTTCGGATGGACCCGCAGCACAACGTCAGCGCCGTCGCGGCCCGCGATTCGGTGGCTTGCACCCTGGCCGCCGCAACCGAGCGGCTGGCCAACGATCTCGACGGACGCAGCTGCGTCGCGCGCCCGCTGACCGCCGACGAGATCGTCGACGTGGACGACGCCGTGCTGGCCGGTCTGCAGCCGGCGCACGTCCGGCCGTTCTGGCGCTACCTGAAGACCCCGGACGGCTACGTGACCAGCTTCTGGGTGTCGCCCGGCGACATCACCAGCGAGACGCTCGAGGAGCTGTGGCTCACCGACGCCGACACCACGGTCATGACGATCCGCATTATCGCCGAGGGTCACGAGGCCGACGTGTCGGTGTGGGTTCGGTACCACAGCGACAAGCGCCTGCGGAAAGAGGCCTTCAGCGGTCTGAACCGCCTGACCGGGCGTCAGCTCGGCGCGGTGGCGGCCAGCCTCCCGGCTCCCACGTCTCGTCGCCCGCTCCCGATGCCGAGCCGCACGCTGGGCCACACCGAGGACATCCTGGTTCCGGTGGGCGCAGTGGCTGGGCAGCAGGCGAGCGGTTTCGAAGCCTTACGATAA
- a CDS encoding cytochrome P450, whose translation MTIDESLYGSSFHLPRLEYTSLPMTADRGVGWKTLREAGPIVFMNGYYYVTRREDVLAALRNPKVFSSRLALQPPGSPIPVLPLAFDPPEHTRYRKILQPLFSPYGLSKSRPVLVRHAADMIDAIAAEGECEAMGDLARLYPFQVFLDLYGLPLEDRDQLIAWKDDVIGDKPFLTEADAASARYLYEYLTEVIKQRRQNPGTDMLSAVMTGDGDFSDLELLGMSHLLILAGLDTVTAAIGFALLELARRPRLRDQLRGNLRQIRVFIEEIVRLEPSAPVAPRVLTETTVVGGMTLPAGSSVFLCMAAINRDGSDSISTDELVMDGKVHRHWGFGGGPHRCLGSHLARMELTVIVDEWLNRIPDFELAPDYEPVIKFPSKTFALTELPLRFG comes from the coding sequence ATGACCATTGATGAAAGCTTGTACGGCAGCAGCTTTCACCTACCGCGGCTCGAATACACCTCCCTGCCGATGACCGCGGACCGCGGGGTTGGCTGGAAGACGCTGCGCGAGGCCGGTCCCATCGTGTTCATGAACGGCTACTACTACGTGACGCGTCGCGAGGACGTGCTGGCCGCCCTGCGCAACCCCAAGGTGTTCTCGTCACGGCTGGCGCTGCAGCCCCCGGGTAGCCCAATTCCTGTGCTGCCACTGGCATTCGACCCCCCGGAGCACACCCGTTACCGCAAGATCCTGCAGCCGTTGTTCAGCCCGTACGGCTTGAGTAAGTCCCGGCCGGTGCTGGTCCGCCACGCCGCCGACATGATCGACGCCATCGCCGCCGAAGGTGAGTGCGAGGCCATGGGGGACCTGGCCCGGCTGTACCCCTTTCAGGTCTTCCTAGACCTCTACGGCCTGCCGCTCGAGGACCGCGACCAACTGATCGCCTGGAAGGACGACGTGATCGGCGACAAGCCGTTCCTGACCGAGGCGGACGCGGCGTCGGCGCGCTACCTCTACGAGTACCTGACCGAGGTCATCAAGCAGCGTCGGCAGAATCCGGGCACCGATATGCTGTCGGCGGTAATGACCGGTGACGGTGACTTCAGCGATCTCGAACTGCTGGGCATGAGTCACCTGCTGATCCTTGCCGGGCTGGACACGGTGACGGCGGCGATCGGCTTCGCGCTGCTCGAGCTGGCGCGCCGACCGCGGCTTCGGGACCAGCTGCGCGGAAACCTGAGGCAGATAAGGGTTTTCATCGAAGAGATCGTTCGCCTGGAGCCGTCAGCGCCGGTTGCACCGCGCGTGCTCACCGAGACGACCGTCGTCGGCGGCATGACGTTGCCGGCCGGCTCGTCGGTGTTTCTGTGCATGGCGGCGATCAACCGGGACGGCAGCGATTCGATCTCGACCGATGAGCTGGTGATGGACGGAAAAGTGCACCGGCACTGGGGATTCGGCGGCGGACCACACCGCTGCCTGGGCTCGCACCTCGCACGCATGGAGCTGACGGTGATCGTCGACGAATGGCTGAATCGAATCCCGGATTTCGAGCTGGCGCCGGACTACGAACCGGTAATCAAGTTTCCCAGCAAGACTTTCGCGCTCACGGAATTGCCGCTGCGGTTCGGCTGA